A window from Schistosoma haematobium chromosome 1, whole genome shotgun sequence encodes these proteins:
- a CDS encoding hypothetical protein (EggNog:ENOG410V91X~COG:F), which yields MNSFYHNLPKIELHAHLSGSISSAFLKRESITNRDVQNINPGFDFETWNGDVNRCFDAFRTIHKLIETPEILERATTSVIEEFHQENVILLELRTTLRPIPTHRSYLNAVIRGIQNAPSVLDNKIYVTLILSIDRSKSLDEALLTLELAKEYYSNGLVSGIDLSGNPLVGSSV from the exons ATGAACAGTTTTTACCACAATTTACCGAAAATT GAGTTGCATGCCCACCTTTCTGGGAGTATTAGTTCGGCGTTTTTGAAGCGTGAATCAATTACCAACCGTGATGTTCAGAACATTAATCCAGGTTTTGATTTTGAAACATGGAACGGGGATGTGAATAG GTGTTTTGATGCTTTCCGAACAATCCACAAATTAATTGAAACGCCAGAGATTTTGGAGAGA GCTACAACTTCCGTTATTGAAGAATTTCATCAAGAAAACGTCATTCTTTTGGAATTGAGGACTACGTTACGACCAATTCCAACTCATCGTTCTTATTTGAATGCGGTAATCAGAGGAATACAGAATGCACCGAGTGTActtgataataaaatatatgtgACATTAATACTATCTATAGACAGATCTAAAAGTCTTGATGAAGCGTTACTCACTTTAGAGTTAGCAAAGGAATACTATTCCAATGGATTGGTATCAGGCATTGATCTCAGCGGAAATCCACTAGTAGGTTCATCTGTTTAA
- the MON1B_1 gene encoding Vacuolar fusion protein mon1b (EggNog:ENOG410V57Q~COG:U): MTTGAVDRILKESESLKSTQLKVVENVAQSSESLLSEDSSSTKSSTKQATCSTPEDPCWTNDLLHVFVLSEAGKPIYSRYGNESDLSSVMSVMQALVSFVANSGDELQLINTTDEKFLFVSRSHLILVAFSP, encoded by the exons ATGACCACTGGAGCAGTTGATCGTATACTGAAAGAATCCGAATCACTGAAATCAACTCAACTTAAA GTTGTTGAAAATGTTGCGCAATCATCAGAAAGTCTACTTAGTGAGGATAGCAGCAGTACAAAATCTTCAACTAAGCAGGCTACTTGTTCAACTCCGGAAGATCCTTGCTGGACAAATGACTTGCTGCACGTTTTTGTTCTTAGCGAGGCTGGAAAACCCATATATTCACGGTATGGAAATGAAAGTGATCTGTCCTCCGTAATGAGCGTCATGCAAGCTCTTGTTTCCTTCGTTGCGAATTCTGGAGATGAGCTTCAGTTAATCAATACAACTGACGAAAAGTTCTTGTTCGTTTCTCGGTCGCATCTTATATTAGTGGCATTTAGTCCA